In Mycoplasma feriruminatoris, the sequence ATATTTTAATAGTTAATAAACCTAATAATTTAGAAATACATTCTTTATATAATGATTGTTTAGATAATATGGTCAAATCATATTTAGTAGATAAAAAAGAATATGATATTTATCAAGAAAACTCATTTGTAGTTTCTCATGTTCATAGATTAGATAAACTAACTAGTGGTTTAGTAATTTATGCTAAAAATAAAATTAGTTCAACTATTTTAACTAATGCTTTTAAAAATAAAGATCAAATAGAAAAATATTATTATGCTCTTACTAGTAATGATTGAACTCTAGATGATTATTTAATTGTAAATGGTTATATTAACTATAATAGTGATATTAAAAAAGCTGATTTTAGTTTAAGTGAAAAAAATAATTATAAATATTGTCAAACCGAGTTTAAACTAATTAATAAAAACTTAATTTTAGTAAAATTAATAACAGGTAAAAAACACCAAATTAGAAGTATTTTAAGTTTTTATAACAACCCTGTTTTAAATGATTTTAGATATAATGGTAAAAAAATAAATGATTTAAAAATGATTTATTTAGCTGCTTTTAAAATTAAATTTAAAAACTTAGAAAAGCCATTAGATTATTTAAATAACAAAGAGTTTATAAAAAACCCAAAATGAATTAGTGAAAGGTAATTATGCAAACAAGTGCTAGTAAAACAACTACTAATACTACTGTAAAAACTACTTCAGCTATAAGTGGTGTTTTTAGTGCTTTAGTAAGTATTATTACTTCAATTACTAATATGATTATTCAGTTTTTATTAATTTACTGAGTATTACAAAGTTTTGGAACTGAAATTAGTGGGTTTGTTAGAATTTCAATTTCACTTTCAATAATTGGTGGAACTGCTGAAGGGGCTTTAGCTTTATCAACTGTTTTAATGTTAGCT encodes:
- a CDS encoding RluA family pseudouridine synthase; the encoded protein is MNKFVVNKNDENQSLFKFLKKTFKTTPICVIYKWIRNKSIKINSKRVNDKNYLLKLNDIIEVYDSNKPIIRDQFKYISNTNLDIVYEDKNILIVNKPNNLEIHSLYNDCLDNMVKSYLVDKKEYDIYQENSFVVSHVHRLDKLTSGLVIYAKNKISSTILTNAFKNKDQIEKYYYALTSNDWTLDDYLIVNGYINYNSDIKKADFSLSEKNNYKYCQTEFKLINKNLILVKLITGKKHQIRSILSFYNNPVLNDFRYNGKKINDLKMIYLAAFKIKFKNLEKPLDYLNNKEFIKNPKWISER